A single Sulfurimonas aquatica DNA region contains:
- a CDS encoding toll/interleukin-1 receptor domain-containing protein, with the protein MSIFISYSSKDVIYAQKIVDLLRANGEDVWFAVDSIGIGENYAESIVKAMEKSDKMIMLLSKHSIESKHVKIELNLALDNNVTIYPIRLEDILPDSNMKYYFITSQWSDLFYDDFHRLVDGFVEKIFPNKNTEIKTKKALHSVKVESDEAKMDIVSTFTVEDFIPEEYGEKSFFETDEEFIKRNLDYNYVAVSKFDLIGNNYDIQENVFTLHLDDAIPFDSINIKPEEAKALFKDTNNRQVYQKFFLENNVLVKKYYVILGESTYELTVSKEAQRKIDFQVLFEWANKFDISESVFPRNIADLTNITHLDLFGNKITEVPSELALLTNLTTLNLGNNHIEKMPKELTTLKELTIIDQRIIEKKDESAKFFDEITLDELTDRVSKKMNFTVIIEETRGSVFDIVEDPKLIIGHLVKRISTFDLVEGDIVSFINTNKLSAKIELGLVTKDKPQIMYWEDGKPKFSFYVDDALEIFK; encoded by the coding sequence ATGTCTATATTTATATCTTATTCTTCAAAAGATGTCATTTATGCACAGAAAATAGTCGATCTTCTTAGAGCCAATGGAGAGGATGTCTGGTTTGCAGTTGACTCAATTGGCATAGGAGAGAACTATGCTGAATCAATTGTCAAAGCTATGGAAAAGTCAGATAAAATGATAATGCTTTTGTCTAAACATTCAATAGAATCAAAACATGTAAAAATCGAGCTAAACTTAGCGTTAGACAATAATGTCACTATTTACCCTATTCGACTAGAAGATATACTTCCAGATTCTAATATGAAATACTATTTTATAACCTCTCAATGGTCCGACTTGTTTTACGATGACTTTCATCGCTTAGTTGATGGCTTTGTTGAAAAGATATTCCCAAATAAAAATACCGAAATTAAAACTAAAAAAGCGCTCCATTCAGTCAAGGTAGAGTCTGATGAAGCAAAAATGGACATAGTTTCTACGTTTACTGTAGAGGATTTTATACCTGAAGAGTATGGAGAAAAATCATTTTTTGAGACAGATGAGGAATTTATAAAAAGAAACCTTGACTATAACTATGTTGCAGTTTCGAAATTTGATTTAATAGGTAACAACTATGATATTCAAGAAAATGTATTTACTTTACACTTGGATGATGCGATACCTTTTGATAGTATAAACATTAAACCCGAAGAAGCCAAAGCACTTTTTAAAGATACGAACAATAGACAAGTTTATCAGAAGTTTTTTCTTGAAAACAATGTCTTAGTAAAAAAATACTATGTTATTTTGGGTGAAAGCACTTATGAACTTACAGTTTCTAAAGAGGCTCAAAGAAAGATAGACTTTCAAGTACTTTTTGAATGGGCAAATAAATTTGATATTTCTGAGTCGGTATTTCCTCGAAACATAGCTGATTTAACCAATATCACACATCTAGACTTATTTGGCAACAAGATAACAGAAGTGCCATCTGAACTGGCACTATTAACTAACTTAACAACGCTAAACTTAGGCAATAATCACATAGAGAAAATGCCAAAAGAACTTACTACTCTAAAAGAGCTAACAATTATAGATCAACGTATTATAGAAAAAAAAGATGAATCAGCAAAATTTTTCGATGAAATAACATTAGATGAACTAACTGATAGAGTTAGTAAAAAAATGAATTTTACTGTAATTATAGAAGAGACAAGAGGCAGTGTTTTTGATATAGTTGAAGACCCTAAATTAATAATTGGACATCTAGTTAAAAGAATAAGTACTTTTGATCTCGTAGAAGGGGATATAGTCTCTTTTATAAATACTAATAAACTGAGTGCTAAGATAGAGTTGGGTTTAGTAACAAAAGATAAACCTCAAATTATGTATTGGGAAGATGGAAAACCTAAATTTTCTTTTTATGTAGATGATGCTTTAGAGATATTCAAATAA
- a CDS encoding AAA family ATPase — protein MTREEISWHIKVSKSKLNKLTFVKSGYVHSPFISQFAPVKKHEFNSSYYAMYSLVANPDVHFVTVLSYYDKKYILKCGDPYLAGMLTDETVENLVNQTLEKAESKNKKLPSILRASFKTTPRSSSCSFNQKNYEQSNDLCEHISNFLSDLPNEVLDNLYTKYTETLHGESTNGLSYDLQVKFDRYAFKKHILLEGDKGSGKTYAATSWGKDKKVTELFIGGHEQFESIDFLGHYIQKKSGDLAWKDGPLSEAFRKSKRGEKVLLIIDEILRIPKRELNILISALSPIDEKYVLRTGRALDSKNDIAMEEVIKTPVENLWVIGTTNIGANYAVEAMDEALIDRFKPIRKDTTQMELQKILMLKATKRNFPSEHVSKLMDFYSKMKRLETSKVISKIVNIRHLSEAIELAKNPKEIREIIIDSKLIWVERDYNGYPNVEQLSAVEAVIGQVYDC, from the coding sequence ATGACTAGAGAAGAAATTTCATGGCATATTAAAGTGTCTAAAAGTAAATTAAACAAGTTGACATTTGTAAAGAGCGGATATGTGCATAGTCCATTTATCTCACAGTTTGCTCCTGTAAAAAAACATGAGTTTAACAGTTCCTATTATGCTATGTACTCATTAGTGGCAAACCCTGATGTCCATTTTGTGACAGTACTTTCTTATTATGATAAGAAGTATATACTTAAATGCGGTGATCCTTATTTAGCAGGTATGTTAACTGATGAGACTGTGGAGAACTTAGTAAATCAAACTCTAGAAAAAGCAGAGAGTAAAAATAAAAAACTGCCTTCTATCCTGCGAGCTAGTTTTAAAACTACTCCTAGAAGCTCTTCATGCAGTTTTAATCAAAAAAATTATGAACAGTCTAATGATTTGTGTGAGCATATATCAAACTTTTTAAGTGACTTGCCAAATGAAGTACTTGATAATCTATATACAAAATATACAGAAACCTTACATGGAGAATCTACAAATGGATTGTCTTATGACCTGCAAGTAAAATTCGATAGATATGCATTTAAAAAACATATTTTGCTTGAGGGAGACAAAGGAAGTGGAAAAACATATGCGGCAACTTCTTGGGGAAAAGATAAAAAAGTCACAGAACTTTTTATAGGTGGGCATGAACAGTTTGAGTCTATAGACTTTTTAGGCCACTATATACAGAAAAAAAGTGGTGACTTAGCTTGGAAAGATGGTCCTCTCAGTGAAGCTTTTAGAAAATCTAAACGCGGAGAAAAAGTACTACTTATAATCGATGAGATACTGAGAATTCCTAAACGCGAGTTAAATATTCTTATTTCAGCTCTCTCACCTATAGATGAAAAGTATGTACTTAGAACGGGCAGGGCACTAGACTCTAAAAACGACATTGCTATGGAAGAAGTTATTAAAACGCCAGTGGAAAATCTTTGGGTGATAGGAACAACGAACATTGGTGCAAACTATGCCGTTGAAGCTATGGATGAAGCACTTATAGATAGGTTTAAGCCAATTCGTAAAGATACTACTCAAATGGAGTTACAAAAGATACTTATGCTTAAAGCAACAAAGAGAAACTTTCCTAGTGAACATGTAAGTAAACTTATGGATTTTTACTCAAAAATGAAACGATTAGAAACTAGTAAAGTTATTAGTAAAATAGTAAACATCCGTCATTTAAGTGAAGCTATAGAGCTAGCTAAAAATCCTAAAGAGATTAGAGAAATTATCATTGACTCTAAACTGATATGGGTTGAACGTGACTATAATGGGTATCCAAACGTAGAACAACTTAGTGCTGTTGAGGCTGTTATAGGACAGGTTTATGACTGCTAG